The following coding sequences lie in one Anas acuta chromosome 17, bAnaAcu1.1, whole genome shotgun sequence genomic window:
- the KIAA1671 gene encoding uncharacterized protein KIAA1671 homolog isoform X4 gives MTYSLWAALIRRIDQLKQCFSRQPPEAKDTDTLVQEPDSQYGTWNEQRHSGDSFVPESPSSENDVISTRKQPPNSQPSSLSSQTEPASLVDHHDFSKDQRSTSLDRSSTDMDSTDGTDLPPPGDTYPDEKTTDFSFIDQTTILDSSALKTRVQLSKKRRHRAPLSHSLRRSRGLEFENRFSLTEESDNTWMFKDSTEEKKSMQQEDSDEEEKTQRTGRLSSVPSQRLPIFPGMDPSVLKAQLRKRHESESPGEIGSAQPFKSPKSQLGTPGSRILPSSVEKEDRSEEKSPQWLKELKSKKRQSHYENQV, from the exons GATCAGCTGAAGCAGTGCTTCTCCAGACAGCCCCCTGAAGCGAAGGACACAGACACGCTTGTGCAGGAGCCCGACAGCCAGTATGGTACCTGGAACGAGCAGCGGCACAGCGGGGACAG CTTTGTGCCTGAATCGCCGTCATCAGAAAACGATGTCATTTCAACACGAAAGCAACCACCAAATAGCCAGCCATCGTCACTGTCCTCCCAAACAGAACCTGCCTCCCTGGTTGATCACCATGACTTCTCAAAAGACCAAAGGAGCACAAGTTTGGACCGCTCAAGCACTGACATGGACTCTACTGATGGGACTGATTTACCTCCTCCAGGAGACACCTACCCTGACGAGAAGACCACTGACTTCTCCTTCATTGAT caAACCACTATTCTGGACTCCAGTGCTCTGAAAACCCGTGTGCAGCTCAGCAAGAAGAGGCGCCATCGGGCTCCTCTTTCCCACTCTCTTAGAAGAAGCAGAGGGCTGGAGtttgaaaatagattttctttgaCAGAAGAATCAGATAATACCTGGATGTTTAAAGATTCTACAG aagagaagaaatctATGCAACAGGAAGATTctgatgaggaagaaaagacacAGCGTACTGGGAGATTGTCTTCTGTACCCTCTCAGAGACTTCCCATATTTCCGGGAATGGACCCTTCTGTTCTCAAG gCCCAACTGCGAAAAAGACACGAGTCAGAGAGTCCTGGTGAAATAGGTTCTGCTCAGCCGTTCAAGTCCCCTAAATCACAGCTTGGAACTCCTGGTAGCAGAATACTGCCCTCCAGTGTAGAGAAGGAGGACAG gtcagaagaaaaatctcctcagtggctgaaggagctgaaaTCAAAGAAGAGACAGAGCCATTATGAGAATCAGGTTTGA
- the KIAA1671 gene encoding uncharacterized protein KIAA1671 homolog isoform X3 yields the protein MEYYYCPRLLKFLQYLWDQLKQCFSRQPPEAKDTDTLVQEPDSQYGTWNEQRHSGDSFVPESPSSENDVISTRKQPPNSQPSSLSSQTEPASLVDHHDFSKDQRSTSLDRSSTDMDSTDGTDLPPPGDTYPDEKTTDFSFIDQTTILDSSALKTRVQLSKKRRHRAPLSHSLRRSRGLEFENRFSLTEESDNTWMFKDSTEEKKSMQQEDSDEEEKTQRTGRLSSVPSQRLPIFPGMDPSVLKAQLRKRHESESPGEIGSAQPFKSPKSQLGTPGSRILPSSVEKEDRSEEKSPQWLKELKSKKRQSHYENQV from the exons GATCAGCTGAAGCAGTGCTTCTCCAGACAGCCCCCTGAAGCGAAGGACACAGACACGCTTGTGCAGGAGCCCGACAGCCAGTATGGTACCTGGAACGAGCAGCGGCACAGCGGGGACAG CTTTGTGCCTGAATCGCCGTCATCAGAAAACGATGTCATTTCAACACGAAAGCAACCACCAAATAGCCAGCCATCGTCACTGTCCTCCCAAACAGAACCTGCCTCCCTGGTTGATCACCATGACTTCTCAAAAGACCAAAGGAGCACAAGTTTGGACCGCTCAAGCACTGACATGGACTCTACTGATGGGACTGATTTACCTCCTCCAGGAGACACCTACCCTGACGAGAAGACCACTGACTTCTCCTTCATTGAT caAACCACTATTCTGGACTCCAGTGCTCTGAAAACCCGTGTGCAGCTCAGCAAGAAGAGGCGCCATCGGGCTCCTCTTTCCCACTCTCTTAGAAGAAGCAGAGGGCTGGAGtttgaaaatagattttctttgaCAGAAGAATCAGATAATACCTGGATGTTTAAAGATTCTACAG aagagaagaaatctATGCAACAGGAAGATTctgatgaggaagaaaagacacAGCGTACTGGGAGATTGTCTTCTGTACCCTCTCAGAGACTTCCCATATTTCCGGGAATGGACCCTTCTGTTCTCAAG gCCCAACTGCGAAAAAGACACGAGTCAGAGAGTCCTGGTGAAATAGGTTCTGCTCAGCCGTTCAAGTCCCCTAAATCACAGCTTGGAACTCCTGGTAGCAGAATACTGCCCTCCAGTGTAGAGAAGGAGGACAG gtcagaagaaaaatctcctcagtggctgaaggagctgaaaTCAAAGAAGAGACAGAGCCATTATGAGAATCAGGTTTGA
- the CRYBB3 gene encoding beta-crystallin B3 isoform X2: MTEQQSSPEQMATGEGAGEYGGTYKVTIYELENFQGRRCELTEELPNVAEKELEKVGSIQVESGPWLGFERQAFAGEQFVLEKGDYPRWDSWSNSHSSDSLMSIRPLQIDSPEHKIHLFENVGYTGRKMEIVDDDVPSLWAHGFQDRVASVRALNGTWVGYEYPGYRGRQHVFEKGEYRHWNEWDANQPLIQSVRRVRDQQWHQRGCFENS; the protein is encoded by the exons ATGACCGAGCAGCAAAGTTCCCCCGAGCAGATGGCGACTGGGGAGGGTGCTGGCGAGTACGGTGGCACCTACAAG gTCACCATCTACGAGCTGGAGAACTTCCAGGGCAGGAGGTGCGAGCTGACGGAGGAGCTCCCCAACGTGGCTgagaaggagctggagaaggttGGCTCCATCCAGGTGGAGTCCGGCCC GTGGCTGGGCTTCGAGCGCCAAGCCTTCGCTGGGGAGCAGTTTGTGCTGGAGAAGGGGGACTACCCGCGCTGGGACTCCTGGTCCAACAGCCACAGCAGCGACAGCCTGATGTCCATCCGCCCCCTCCAGATC GACAGCCCCGAGCACAAGATCCACCTCTTTGAGAACGTGGGCTACACCGGGCGGAAGATGGAGATCGTGGACGACGACGTCCCCAGCCTCTGGGCCCACGGCTTCCAGGACCGCGTGGCCAGCGTCAGGGCCCTGAACGGGAC GTGGGTGGGCTACGAGTACCCGGGGTACCGGGGCCGCCAGCATGTCTTCGAGAAGGGCGAGTACCGGCACTGGAACGAGTGGGACGCCAACCAGCCCCTGATCCAGTCCGTGCGCCGCGTGCGGGACCAGCAGTGGCACCAGCGGGGCTGCTTCGAGAACAGCtga
- the CRYBB2 gene encoding beta-crystallin B2: protein MASEHQMPASKQQPASSKIAIFEQENFQGRCHELNGACPNLKDAGVDKVGSILVHSGPWVGYEQASCKGEQFVFEKGEYPRWDSWTNSRRSDSITSLRPIQVDSQEHKIVLYENPSFTGKKIEIIDDDVPSFHAHGYQEKVSSVRVQSGTWVGYQYPGYRGYQYLFEKGDYKDSSEFGAQHPQIQSVRRIRDMQWHQRGAYHPSN from the exons ATGGCTTCCGAACACCAGATGCCAGCCTccaagcagcagccagccagctccAAG ATTGCCATCTTCGAGCAGGAGAACTTCCAGGGCCGCTGCCATGAGCTCAACGGCGCCTGCCCCAACCTGAAGGATGCCGGCGTGGACAAAGTGGGCTCCATCCTCGTGCACTCCGGACC CTGGGTGGGCTACGAGCAGGCCAGCTGCAAGGGGGAGCAGTTTGTGTTTGAGAAGGGGGAGTACCCCCGCTGGGACTCCTGGACCAACAGCCGGAGAAGCGACAGCATCACCTCCCTGAGACCCATCCAAGTG GACAGCCAGGAGCACAAGATCGTGCTGTACGAGAACCCCAGCTTCACCGGCAAGAAGATCGAAATCATCGACGACGACGTGCCCAGCTTCCACGCGCACGGCTACCAGGAGAAGGTCTCGTCCGTGCGGGTGCAGAGCGGCAC GTGGGTGGGCTACCAGTACCCCGGCTACAGGGGCTACCAGTACCTGTTTGAGAAGGGGGACTACAAAGACAGCTCAGAGTTCGGcgcccagcacccccagatccaGTCGGTCAGGCGCATCCGGGACATGCAGTGGCACCAGCGCGGCGCCTACCACCCCTCCAACTAa
- the CRYBB3 gene encoding beta-crystallin B3 isoform X1: MAPLGLEMKIPKNELGSQGRSRPQEAIGSVTIYELENFQGRRCELTEELPNVAEKELEKVGSIQVESGPWLGFERQAFAGEQFVLEKGDYPRWDSWSNSHSSDSLMSIRPLQIDSPEHKIHLFENVGYTGRKMEIVDDDVPSLWAHGFQDRVASVRALNGTWVGYEYPGYRGRQHVFEKGEYRHWNEWDANQPLIQSVRRVRDQQWHQRGCFENS, translated from the exons ATGGCCCCATTGGGGCTTGAGatgaaaataccaaaaaatGAGCTGGGTTCCCAGGGCCGGAGCAGGCCACAGGAGGCGATAGGATCG gTCACCATCTACGAGCTGGAGAACTTCCAGGGCAGGAGGTGCGAGCTGACGGAGGAGCTCCCCAACGTGGCTgagaaggagctggagaaggttGGCTCCATCCAGGTGGAGTCCGGCCC GTGGCTGGGCTTCGAGCGCCAAGCCTTCGCTGGGGAGCAGTTTGTGCTGGAGAAGGGGGACTACCCGCGCTGGGACTCCTGGTCCAACAGCCACAGCAGCGACAGCCTGATGTCCATCCGCCCCCTCCAGATC GACAGCCCCGAGCACAAGATCCACCTCTTTGAGAACGTGGGCTACACCGGGCGGAAGATGGAGATCGTGGACGACGACGTCCCCAGCCTCTGGGCCCACGGCTTCCAGGACCGCGTGGCCAGCGTCAGGGCCCTGAACGGGAC GTGGGTGGGCTACGAGTACCCGGGGTACCGGGGCCGCCAGCATGTCTTCGAGAAGGGCGAGTACCGGCACTGGAACGAGTGGGACGCCAACCAGCCCCTGATCCAGTCCGTGCGCCGCGTGCGGGACCAGCAGTGGCACCAGCGGGGCTGCTTCGAGAACAGCtga